From Blattabacterium cuenoti:
ATTACTAATATAGATTCGGATGAATTAAAATTAAGAATTCATAATCTAAATAAAAAATCTCAAATTAAAATATTAAAATATAATACTATAATCCATGCTTCCGTAGAAAGTTATTTACGTATGGGAAAATACATAGGAAAAATTATTTCTTTATCAGAATTTTATTTTCCTATGTTTGAAGAAAAATTAGAAAACTATCATATTCCAAAGGAATTAAAATATATAGCTATTATAGAATCTAATTTAAATGCTACTATAACATCTAAAACTGGAGCTCAAGGTATTTGGCAATTTATGCCTGAAACTGGAAAAATTTATAATTTAAATAAAAATTACATTTATGATGAAAGAAATGATCCCGTAAAATCTACAGAAGCTGCTTGTAAATATTTTAAATATTTATATAATAAAATAGGAAATTGGGAATTAGTTTTAGCTGCTTATAATGCGGGGCCAGGAACAATTAATAAAATATTAAAACTTTATAATAAAAAAGATTTTTGGAGTTTATGGGATTTTTTTCCAAAAGAAACAAAAAATTATATACCAAAATTTATTGCGATTAATTATATAATGAATTATTATAAAGAACATAATATCCCTACTTATTCTCATAATAATATAAAATATAAAGATACTATATTATTACCTATAAAAAGAAAAATATCTTTAAAATTATTTTCTTCTGAATTTAATATTTCCTATAAAGATTTAATTTTTTTAAATCCACAATATCTTGTAGATGTTATTCCCGATGGAGAAAAATATTTTTTAAGATTACCAAAAAATAAAGTATCTATAATTAAAAAAAGTTTTTTTTATAAAAAAGAAAAATTTTTATCTAAAGAATCAATTTAGAGTTTAATAAAAATTTTTTTTTATATAAAAAATTTTTGTATTGTAATTATATTATGAATGAAAAATTTGAACAAAAAAAAAGATCCTTAAAAATAATTTTAGATAAAATGGATAAAATATATGGAAAAGGAACAGTAATGCGTATGGGCGATTTTCATATAGAAAATTTGGAAATTATTTCTTCTGGATCTTTAAGTTTAGATATTGCATTAGGAATAAAAGGATTTCCTAAAGGTCGTATTATAGAAATATTTGGTCCAGAATCTTCTGGAAAAACAACTTTAGCTTTACATGCTATTACTCAATCACAAAAAATGGGAGGTTTTGCTGGATTTATTGATGCAGAACATGCATTAGATTGTATTTACGCTAAAAAAATAGGTGTTAATATTCAAGATTTAATTATTTCGCAACCAGATAATGGTGAACAAGCACTAGAAATTGTAGATTATTTAATTAGATCTGGTGTAATTGATATGATTGTAGTAGATTCAGTAGCAGCTTTAACACCTAAAAGTGAAATAGAAGGAGAAATGGGGGATTCTAAAATTGGATTACAAGCAAGATTAATGTCTCAAGCTTTAAGAAAGTTAACTTCTAGCATAGGAAAATCTAAAAGTATTCTTATATTTATTAATCAATTACGGGAAAGAATTGGTGTTTATGGTAATCCAGAAGTTACTACTGGAGGGAATGCGTTAAAATTTTATTCTTCTATAAGATTAGATATAAGAAAAGGATATCAAATTAAAAATGGAGAAAATATATTAGGAAATAGAACAAAAGTAAAAGTAGTAAAAAATAAATTATCACCTCCTTTTAAAATAGCTGAATTTGATATTATATATGGAGAAGGTATTTCGAATATAGGAGAAATTCTTGATATTGGAGTAAATTTAGGAATTATTAAAAAAAATGGATCTTGGTTTAGTTATGGAAATATAAAATTAGGTCAAGGAAGAGATTCTGTAAAAGAATTTTTAAAAGAAAAAAAAAATATAATTAATGAAATACAAAAAAATATAATAAAAAAATACCTTCAATAGAAGATGAAATTATGAAAATTATTTTTTTAGGGACTGGGACTTCATATGGATTACCTATTATTGGATCCAAACATCCGGTATGTTTATCTAAAAATCCAAAAGATAAAAGACTTAGGAGTTCTATTTTAATAGAAAAAAATAAAAAAGTATTTTTAATAGATTGTAGTCCAGATTTTAGATATCAAATGTTAAGATGTAATTATAAAAAATTAGACGCTATTTTTGTTACACATGAACATTATGATCATATAGGAGGGTTAGATGATATACGACCTTTTTATATAAAAAATAAAAAACCTATTTCTATTTATGGATTACGTAGAGTATTAGAAAATATTAAACAAAGATTTTATTATTTTTTTTCAGAAAATAAAAAATCAAATATTTTAAAACTTTCTATACATGAATTAGATCAATATAAAGATTTTTTTTTTGTAGAATATTTTAAAATATTTCCTTTATCTATTTGGCATGGAATATTACCTATTTTAGGTTTTCGTATAGAAAATTTTGCTTATATCACAGATGCTAGTAATATTCCTATACATACTATACAAAAATTAAAAAATTTAGATATTTTAGTATTAAATATTTTAAGAAAAAAAATTCAAAAATCTTCTATTTTAAACGAATCATTAAAAATTGTAAAAAAAATTAATCCTAAAAAAACTTATTTTACACATATTAGTCATTTATTAGGTTTTCATGAAGAAATTCAAAAAAAATTACCTAAAAATGTTGATTTAGCTTATGACGGATTAATTATTTAAATCATATTCATAAATATATAATTTTAATGCGAACATTAAAAAATATTCTTTTTTCTACAAAAATTACTTCTTTTTTATTCTTAATAATAGCATTATCCATGGCTATAGCTACATTTTTAGAACAAAAATATTCTATAGATGTTGCAAAAATTTTTATTTATGAATCTACATGGTTTGAATTAATATTATTATTTCTTATAATTAATTTAATAGGAAATATATGGAAATATAAATTATGGAATAAAAAAAAAATTCCTTTATTTATTTTTCATATATCATTTATTTTTATTTTTATTGGAGGAATAATATCTAGATATTATAGTTTTGAAGGTTTTATGTCTATCAGAGAAGGAGAAACTAATGGAAAAATTATTTCTAGAAAAAATTATATAAAGTTAAAAATTCATAAAGGCTCTTTTACTAAATTTTATTATGATCCATATATTTTATCTTCATTTCATAAAGGATATAATGGGAAATTTTTATTTAAAAAAAATATTTTTAAAATAAAAATTATTCAATTTATCCCTTGTGCAAAAATTTTTATTGATAAAAAAATTCCATCAGAAAAAATTTTAAAAATTGTTTCAAATAATAAAAAAGGAAGAATAGATTATTTTATTAAAAATGGAGAAATAATTAGAATTAATGGTATTCCATTTTCTCTGAATAAAAAAATTTCTTATGGAATACAAATTTTTGAAAAAAAAAATCAATTATATGTAAAATCTACATTTTTTGTAAAAAGTATTAATATGATTAATAAAAAAATAACTTTTTTATTAAAAAATAAAATAATTCCTTTAAAAATAAAAAATTTATATCAATTAGATATTAATCATAAAATTATACAATGGGTTGTACCTCATCAAATTGTAAAAGGAAAATTACAATATATTCAATCTTGTGATGATCCACAACAAGAAGAAAATAAAAAAGATGCTATTACGGTAATAATATCTTGTGAAAATAAAGCGAAAGTAGTTACTTTTTTAGGAGGAAAAAATAAAACTATAATGAGTGATCCTATATTGTTCAATAATCATAAAATATCTATTGGATATGGATCTATTTTTAAAAAAATTCCTTTTTTTTTACAATTAAATAAATTTAAAGTAGAATATTATCCAGGTTCTAATTTTCCATCTTTTTTTATTAGTCATGTCACATTGATTGATAAATTAAAAAAGAAAAATTTTTTGATTTATATGAATCATATTTTAAATTATAAAGGCTTTAAATTTTTTCAATCTGGATATGATCCAGATGGAAAAGGAACACATTTTACTGTAAATAATGATTATTTAGGTACTATTTTTTCATATATAGGTTATTTTTTTATGAGTATTGGAATGTTTTTCACTTTATTTTGGAAAGGAAGCAGATTTTCTTTTCTTAAAAAAAAATTAAAAAATTTATCTAAAATTTTTATAATATTTTTTTTATTATTGAATAGTAATTTTGTTTTTTCTCATATTCATGAATTTAAAAATTTTAAAAAAAGTTCTTTAAAAGAAATTACTGATAATATTCTTATACCTAAAAAACATGGAAAAAATTTTGAACGTTTATTAGTACAAGATAATAAAGGAAGAATAAAACCGGTACATACTCTTGCATTAGAATTACTTAGAAAAATACATAAAAAAAATTATATAGGAAACTTAAACGCTACTCAATGGTTAATTTCTATTCATCAAGATAATTTTTTTTGGACTCAAGTTCCTTTTATTAAAGTAGATAAAAAAGGAGGTAATCATTTTTTAATAAAAACTCATGCAAATAAAAATTATTATGTTTCTTTAATGGATTTATATGGATTAGATACAAAAACATATCAATTAAAATTTCTTTTTAAAGAAGATTATGAAAAAGCTTTTTTTAAAAATCCTATTCAAAGAACTCAATATGATAAAGCTGTTATTCAATTAAGTGAAAAAGTCGGCATAATTTATGGAATTTTTCAAGGAAAATATCTTCGAATTTTTCCTATTCCTAATGATAATAATCAGACATGGTCTAGTTGGATAAAATCAGATTCCAATCAATTGAATCCTATTGGATTATCTATGTTTAATAATTATTTAAAATCTTTATTTCATGCAAATAATGAAAAAAATTGGAACATAGCAGATCAAGAAATAAATAAAATACAATCATTTCAATTAAAATATGCTAAATCTATTTTACCTTCAGAAAAAAAAATATCTTTAGAAATTATTTATAATAAATTAAATATATTTTATATTTTACCTTTTCTTTATTTAATAACTGGAATAATTATTCTTATAATTTCTTTTATAAAAATATTTTTTAAAAAAAAATATATAGATTGGATCTATAAAGGTTTAATTTTAATTTTATTTAATTTATTTATTTTTGAATTTTTAGGTTTAATTTTAAGATGGTATATTTCTGAACATGCTCCATGGAGTAATGGATATGAATCTTCCATTTTTATTAGTTGGTGTATAATTGGAATAGGTTTTTTATTTTATTATAATCAATTTATTTCAGGAATAACAGCATTGATTGCTTCTATTTTATTAATAATAGCACATGGTGATTTAATGGATCCAGAAATTACTAATTTAGTCCCAATTTTAAAATCTCATTGGTTAATTATTCATGTTGCTGTAATTATAGCAAGTTATGGTTTTTTTTTTATAGGATCTTTTTTAGGTTTTTTAGTTTTAATATTTTTTATTTTAATTCATTTTTGTAAAAAAATGATTTATAAAAAAAGAATTAAAATTCATATTCATCAATTAACTATAATTAATGAAATGAGTTTAATTATTGGTCTATTTTTATTAACCATAGGAACTGTTTTAGGTTCTATATGGGCTAATAGTAGTTGGGGACGTTATTGGAGTTGGGATCCAAAAGAAACTTGGGCATTAATTAGTATAATGATTTATGCTTTTGTATTACATTTACGTTTAATTCCAAATATAAAAAGTATATTTTTTTTCAATTTTTTTAGCTTATTAGCAATAAGTTCTATTATTATGACTTATTTCGGTGTGAATTATTATCTTTCTGGGTTACATTCTTATGCTAAAGGAGACCCTTTTTATATACCTAATTGGATTTATTATATTTTATTAATTTTAGGATTAATTACAATAATATCGTATTTTTTTCATAAAAAAAATATTAGATATATTGATTTATAATATTATTTTTTTATGAAAAAAAATAAAAAATCAGTAAAAAAAAAATACATTTGAAAAAAAAAAGAAGTACTATATTCAGAGATGCATTTGGTCATTTACATTTTATAAAACGTTTTTTAATTTTTACATTCGGGTGTATTTCTTATCATCGTTATAATGGATTTAATAAATTACAATTAAAAGGAACTGAATATATTAAAGATCTTCCTGATAAAAGAGTTCTTTTTGTTTCTAACCATCAAACTTATTTTGCAGATGTTTTTGCTATGTTTCACGTTTTTGGTAGTGTAAAAAATGGATTTATAAATACCATAAATAATCCTATTTATCTTTTAAATCCCAAAGTCAATTTATATTATGTCGCAGCTAAAGAAACTATGAATGAAGGTTTTCTTACAAAATTATTTACTTATTCAGGTGCTATTATTGTAAGAAGAACATGGAGAGAAGGAAATAAAAAAGTAAA
This genomic window contains:
- a CDS encoding lytic transglycosylase domain-containing protein produces the protein MFFILILKSMMVQSVSKTFIQQKSVINYKNISLPNPIDNLWKKFFFNKKKYFKKKNIHKKNIIITNIDSDELKLRIHNLNKKSQIKILKYNTIIHASVESYLRMGKYIGKIISLSEFYFPMFEEKLENYHIPKELKYIAIIESNLNATITSKTGAQGIWQFMPETGKIYNLNKNYIYDERNDPVKSTEAACKYFKYLYNKIGNWELVLAAYNAGPGTINKILKLYNKKDFWSLWDFFPKETKNYIPKFIAINYIMNYYKEHNIPTYSHNNIKYKDTILLPIKRKISLKLFSSEFNISYKDLIFLNPQYLVDVIPDGEKYFLRLPKNKVSIIKKSFFYKKEKFLSKESI
- the recA gene encoding recombinase RecA; the encoded protein is MNEKFEQKKRSLKIILDKMDKIYGKGTVMRMGDFHIENLEIISSGSLSLDIALGIKGFPKGRIIEIFGPESSGKTTLALHAITQSQKMGGFAGFIDAEHALDCIYAKKIGVNIQDLIISQPDNGEQALEIVDYLIRSGVIDMIVVDSVAALTPKSEIEGEMGDSKIGLQARLMSQALRKLTSSIGKSKSILIFINQLRERIGVYGNPEVTTGGNALKFYSSIRLDIRKGYQIKNGENILGNRTKVKVVKNKLSPPFKIAEFDIIYGEGISNIGEILDIGVNLGIIKKNGSWFSYGNIKLGQGRDSVKEFLKEKKNIINEIQKNIIKKYLQ
- a CDS encoding MBL fold metallo-hydrolase encodes the protein MKIIFLGTGTSYGLPIIGSKHPVCLSKNPKDKRLRSSILIEKNKKVFLIDCSPDFRYQMLRCNYKKLDAIFVTHEHYDHIGGLDDIRPFYIKNKKPISIYGLRRVLENIKQRFYYFFSENKKSNILKLSIHELDQYKDFFFVEYFKIFPLSIWHGILPILGFRIENFAYITDASNIPIHTIQKLKNLDILVLNILRKKIQKSSILNESLKIVKKINPKKTYFTHISHLLGFHEEIQKKLPKNVDLAYDGLII
- the ccsA gene encoding cytochrome c biogenesis protein CcsA, which encodes MRTLKNILFSTKITSFLFLIIALSMAIATFLEQKYSIDVAKIFIYESTWFELILLFLIINLIGNIWKYKLWNKKKIPLFIFHISFIFIFIGGIISRYYSFEGFMSIREGETNGKIISRKNYIKLKIHKGSFTKFYYDPYILSSFHKGYNGKFLFKKNIFKIKIIQFIPCAKIFIDKKIPSEKILKIVSNNKKGRIDYFIKNGEIIRINGIPFSLNKKISYGIQIFEKKNQLYVKSTFFVKSINMINKKITFLLKNKIIPLKIKNLYQLDINHKIIQWVVPHQIVKGKLQYIQSCDDPQQEENKKDAITVIISCENKAKVVTFLGGKNKTIMSDPILFNNHKISIGYGSIFKKIPFFLQLNKFKVEYYPGSNFPSFFISHVTLIDKLKKKNFLIYMNHILNYKGFKFFQSGYDPDGKGTHFTVNNDYLGTIFSYIGYFFMSIGMFFTLFWKGSRFSFLKKKLKNLSKIFIIFFLLLNSNFVFSHIHEFKNFKKSSLKEITDNILIPKKHGKNFERLLVQDNKGRIKPVHTLALELLRKIHKKNYIGNLNATQWLISIHQDNFFWTQVPFIKVDKKGGNHFLIKTHANKNYYVSLMDLYGLDTKTYQLKFLFKEDYEKAFFKNPIQRTQYDKAVIQLSEKVGIIYGIFQGKYLRIFPIPNDNNQTWSSWIKSDSNQLNPIGLSMFNNYLKSLFHANNEKNWNIADQEINKIQSFQLKYAKSILPSEKKISLEIIYNKLNIFYILPFLYLITGIIILIISFIKIFFKKKYIDWIYKGLILILFNLFIFEFLGLILRWYISEHAPWSNGYESSIFISWCIIGIGFLFYYNQFISGITALIASILLIIAHGDLMDPEITNLVPILKSHWLIIHVAVIIASYGFFFIGSFLGFLVLIFFILIHFCKKMIYKKRIKIHIHQLTIINEMSLIIGLFLLTIGTVLGSIWANSSWGRYWSWDPKETWALISIMIYAFVLHLRLIPNIKSIFFFNFFSLLAISSIIMTYFGVNYYLSGLHSYAKGDPFYIPNWIYYILLILGLITIISYFFHKKNIRYIDL
- a CDS encoding lysophospholipid acyltransferase family protein translates to MKKKRSTIFRDAFGHLHFIKRFLIFTFGCISYHRYNGFNKLQLKGTEYIKDLPDKRVLFVSNHQTYFADVFAMFHVFGSVKNGFINTINNPIYLLNPKVNLYYVAAKETMNEGFLTKLFTYSGAIIVRRTWREGNKKVNRSVDISEITRMGTALNDGWLITFPQGTTKAFAPGRRGIVHVIRKFNPIVVPIVIDGFQKAYDKKGIKIKKKGVLQKMSFKAPIQLDLKNDTTDMIMEKIMDSIEQSPKYRIKK